A genomic region of Tamandua tetradactyla isolate mTamTet1 chromosome 2, mTamTet1.pri, whole genome shotgun sequence contains the following coding sequences:
- the LOC143660414 gene encoding olfactory receptor 13C7-like: protein MIKSNQTSPVIGFILLGLSAHPKLEKIFFVLILLMYLVVLLGNGVLILVTIHDSRLHTPMYFFLGNLSFLDICYTTSSVPLILNSILNTRKAILFSACAGQMFLSFAMGATECVLLGMMAFDRYVAICNPLRYSTVMRKAAYVPMAASSWVAGSITAMVQTLLAMRLPFCGDNVINHFTCEILAVLKLACADISINVISMGVANVIILGVPILFITVSYVFILTTILRIPSAEGRRKAFSTCSAHLTVVIVFYGTILFMYGKPKSKDPLGADKQDLSDKLISLFYGVLTPMLNPIIYSLRNKDVKAAVRKLGAQKRFPQ, encoded by the coding sequence ATGATCAAGTCCAATCAGACCTCACCTGTCATAGGGTTCATTCTCCTGGGGTTGTCAGCCCATCCAAAGCTGGAGAAAATATTCTTTGTGCTCATCCTGCTGATGTACCTGGTGGTCCTGCTGGGCAATGGGGTCCTCATCCTGGTCACCATCCATGACTCTCGCCTGCACacgcccatgtacttcttcctgggAAACCTCTCCTTCCTGGACATCTGCTACACAACCTCTTCAGTACCCCTCATTCTCAATAGCATCCTCAATACCAGGAAAGCCATCTTGTTCTCAGCCTGTGCTGGGCAGATGTTCCTCTCCTTTGCCATGGGAGCCACAGAATGTGTGCTCCTAGGCATGATGGCGTTTGATCGCTACGTGGCCATCTGCAACCCCCTTAGATACTCCACGGTCATGAGAAAAGCTGCCTATGTGCCCATGGCGGCCAGCTCGTGGGTAGCTGGGAGCATCACTGCCATGGTACAGACATTGCTAGCAATGCGCTTGCCTTTCTGTGGGGACAATGTCATCAACCACTTCACCTGTGAGATCCTGGCTGTCCTGAAGCTGGCCTGTGCTGACATCTCAATTAATGTGATCAGCATGGGGGTGGCCAATGTAATCATCCTGGGGGTCCCGATACTGTTCATCACTGTCTCATATGTCTTCATCCTCACCACCATCCTGAGAATCCCCTCAGCTGAGGGCAGGAGAaaggccttctccacctgctctgCCCACCTCACTGTGGTGATTGTCTTCTATGGGACCATCCTCTTCATGTATGGGAAGCCCAAGTCGAAGGACCCATTAGGGGCAGACAAACAGGACCTGTCAGACAAACTCATCTCGCTCTTCTATGGGGTGCTGACCCCCATGCTCAACCCCATCATCTACAGCCTGAGGAACAAGGACGTCAAGGCGGCTGTGAGGAAACTGGGAGCTCAGAAACGCTTCCCCCAGTGA
- the LOC143656301 gene encoding olfactory receptor 2S2 yields the protein MEKANWNSTMVGFILLGLSDHPTLEKTFFVLILLMYLVVLLGNGVLILVTILDSHLHTPMYFFLGNLSFLDICFTTSSVPLFLHSFLIPRETISFSACALQMALSFALAGTECLLLGMMAFDRYVAICNPLRYPMVMRKAAYVPMAAGSWAIGGAASVVHTSLAIRLPFCGDNVINHFTCEILAVLKLACADISINVISMGVTNVIFLVVPVLFITVSYVFIITTILRIPSAEGRRKAFSTCSAHLTVVIVFYGTLFFMYGKPKSKDPLGKDKVDLSDKLISLFYGVLTPMLNPIIYSLRNKDVKAAVRNLGAQKRFTP from the coding sequence ATGGAAAAAGCAAATTGGAACTCCACCATGGTGGGGTTCATTCTGCTGGGACTCTCAGACCACCCAACGCTGGAGAAAACGTTCTTTGTGCTCATCCTGCTGATGTACCTGGTGGTCCTGCTGGGCAACGGGGTCCTCATCCTGGTCACCATCCTTGACTCCCACCTGCACacgcccatgtacttcttcctgggGAACCTCTCCTTCTTGGACATCTGCTTCACAACCTCCTCTGTTCCTCTGTTCCTGCACAGCTTCCTGATACCACGGGAAACCATCTCTTTCTCAGCCTGTGCACTGCAGATGGCACTCTCTTTTGCCTTGGCGGGAACAGAGTGCCTGCTCCTGGGCATGATGGCATTTgatcgctatgtggccatctgcaaccCCCTGAGATACCCCATGGTCATGAGAAAAGCTGCCTACGTGCCCATGGCTGCCGGTTCCTGGGCCATTGGTGGTGCTGCTTCTGTGGTGCACACATCCTTGGCAATTCGGCTGCCATTTTGTGGGGACAACGTCATCAACCACTTCACCTGTGAGATCCTGGCTGTCCTGAAGTTGGCCTGTGCTGACATCTCTATCAATGTGATCAGCATGGGGGTGACAAATGTGATATTTCTGGTAGTCCCAGTTCTCTTCATCACTGTCTCATATGtcttcatcatcaccaccatcctgaGGATCCCCTCAGCCGAGGGCAGGAGAAAGGCCTTCTCTACCTGCTCTGCCCACCTCACTGTGGTGATTGTCTTCTACGGGACCTTATTTTTCATGTATGGGAAGCCCAAGTCAAAGGACCCGCTGGGCAAAGACAAAGTGGACCTTTCAGACAAGCTCATCTCACTCTTCTATGGGGTGCTGACCCCCATGCTCAACCCCATCATCTACAGCCTGAGGAACAAGGACGTGAAGGCGGCTGTGAGGAACCTGGGAGCTCAGAAACGCTTCACCCCGTGA